CCCTAAGGCAGCATGATGAAGGGCGTCAGACACATTGCCTACACCAATGGTTTGTTCCCCTTTGGAAACTTTATTGGCCACACCCCACTCCTCGTGATAAAGGGAGAGCCCAATGTTGTTTAAATCTTCAAAGAAATGCTCTGTCTTGGGGTCAATCCCATAAAGGTTGGTTGCCCACACCAGTCCATTGCTGTGACGGACATCGGGGAATGCTACTTGGTTTGCCCACATCGTGCCGTGGGCATATTCATTAATGGCTGAATTTAAATTCTTCACTTTATCGGTATTAGCCATCATTCCCCATGGACTTTTACTCACTATGGTAATCACATGATTCTCCTTTTGCAGGCGGTTGATAAATTCAAGATCTGATGTCCAAACTACGTCGGCATCAATGGGTTTGTCTTTGTTGGCCATGATATCCTTCGGCATTTCAAATTTTACCCTAATTTTAATTCCTGACTTCTCCTCAAACTGTTTGATGATTTCTTCAGTTCTAGCCTTTGATCGGGTGGTTAGCAGGGTTAATTCCTTCATCTCAGGTTCCGGCTGGGGAGCCGGTTCGTTGGCTGGGGGTTGTTCTTGGGGCTGGGCCGGTTCTTCGCTTTTCGCACAACCAATTAATATGAGAAAAATGACGGCGATCAACACAATCCATATTTTTTTCATTTTAAGTATCATTCCTTTCGCTGTGCTCAAGGCACAAAATTTAATGAAAGTACTCTCCAACCCTGCTCATGCTATAATGTATTTGGGTAAGCAGATACACTACAGAGCACGGGGAGGTGAGTGGTGCAGTTTCATACT
This is a stretch of genomic DNA from Microaerobacter geothermalis. It encodes these proteins:
- a CDS encoding ABC transporter substrate-binding protein, yielding MSTAKGMILKMKKIWIVLIAVIFLILIGCAKSEEPAQPQEQPPANEPAPQPEPEMKELTLLTTRSKARTEEIIKQFEEKSGIKIRVKFEMPKDIMANKDKPIDADVVWTSDLEFINRLQKENHVITIVSKSPWGMMANTDKVKNLNSAINEYAHGTMWANQVAFPDVRHSNGLVWATNLYGIDPKTEHFFEDLNNIGLSLYHEEWGVANKVSKGEQTIGVGNVSDALHHAALGDPITVAPITGKYGKTLMVDNAVIKITNAENQEEAEEFVRFLTSAEMEKILTDQYFEIPLTEGVAVNEKLKPFIDSPQFTFNYDELKPKMDEVSRELTKMFGGELTAELPYDIGKFRDIKNPTYDADVEPIIATRCLTCHAVENGMRPELDFSKPDKVKAQAESGTLAKAIGPDGQMRTFSKISEEEVDVILRWIDQGMK